atgtttTACAACTCAAAATTATTTGTTCGCagtgaaaaatgatatttgtaCCTGTCCTGTTTCATGTATAACAGGAAAAAATCTTCCCATACAGGAATAAGCATTCAAGAATTGAAATGTTCTATAAAGATTTTATGTCATTCGTAAAGAAAGCGATAATACGGCCATCGTTATTTATGCATAATTATCACTTGCATATCTTTCAGGCATTCATCTATCAAgtacaaatatatttgatttttttttctctgtataCATCGGATTCGTCATTGACAGCCATTGTTTTTACACCAGTAGTTGAACACCAACAGCTGTTAGAGGAGGACACCAAGCCCCTGATTGAGTCGGGATTCTGTGACAGCATCGTCTCCTTTGGCGATttcattgaccttgaccttggcCGTGACCTTGACCGCGAGGAGGACGAGGAGGAAGACATCCCCCCTCTGGTGGACAGTGGCCTTACCCTAGCGCCTCTTGTACAGTACTCGTATGCGGTACCAAACATTGTTGACTACATAGAGCAGGTCGAAACTGATAACGTGAGTACTATTTGTGGCATGTCACGTGATTTCACTGTGTATTCAGCagtttatcaattttatctaTAATAATTACAGTTGTTCTTTTGATTCATTGATGCATGCTCTTGAACCAAAATTCAAGTGATGAAACAAggttaaaatatgatattatattaaaatatttagatgcCGCTTTTTAAGAAAAAACCACCAGTAAGCGAAGAAAAACAACTTCAAGAAAAACCAAATGAAAATCAGCAACAGAAAACAACTGATGAAAACAACCAAGGTCAAACCAAAGAACCGGAGACCCAAACTTTGAACGAAAACGAGGTCAAAGAGGAACTTAAGACGACCCAAGAAAAACCGGAAATGACGCAGGAAGAAGTGGACAGTGGCACTAGCTCTCCAGCAGAGGATGGCAAGGCGATGGTAATTAGTGATGAAGCAAAACTCAAGACAACACAAGACAAACCTGAGGGGGACGAGAAACAAACTCTGGAAGAAGATGGCGTCAGCATGCAATACCAAAACGATATCGATGGCGTAGTCATTGAAACGGAACAGGTAAAGAACAGAGTCTAGCTAAGTAGACATAATGTGTGAATATAATAAGATATGTAGACTGTGTTAGTCAGGGGAAGTACAGTGCATGACTAGCTATGTAGACATAATGTGTGTATCCAGGTGAAGAACATGACTATGTAGACAAATTATTTGACTGTGTGCAGTCAGATAAAGCAAATATACTAAGTAGACATATATGTAGGTAGGTGAAGTACTTGactatatatgtaaatatatgtttgcAGCCAGGTGAAGGATAGTGACTATAACTATgtaataaacatacatgtatgtgtgtagTAATGTGAAGTACAGTGACTAGCTATGTAGACGTAACTACTAATATCTGTATAGTCATGAGTATCAgcaaaaatttgttattttacttttataaaaaagatacattacaatTAAGTTTGacgtttaaaattgattttgggGGGAAATAAACGTGCATATATATGTAATAGCTAAATTGAATTAATTCACTGTCTCTGGTTTTTGCAGAAAACAACTGCCGTTGTCACAGAGCAACCAGCTGGCCAGGTACAGCTGAACTCTAAGGAGTCATCTCCCCTCATTAACAAGGAGGACGATCTGCCGTGCTTGTGTTGCACAATCCTTTAAGAAAGACGCACTACAGATTTTTGTTTCGTCAGATGATACTTTCGACAATCAGCGCGactgtaaaaatataaaaacaatgcatgcttttgtgaacaaattggaatgctttttgtataattttgGAATGTTTTCTAGAACAAGTAAATACATTTAGGTGTCATTATAAAGTCTTTCATGTTGCAAGATTTGTAGTTAATAAAGAAAGAATTATTATCAAGATGAAAATGAATCGAAAACGCGAAGAGGTGTTCGAAAACAGAGCCACTGAGGACCCCCAAAGCTAGTCACGTGATGGCTTGGGTAGTGGAAACTGGTAACCTTGcgataattattatatatatttattatttttttagattgCTTATCTGGTGCATTTGTATACTGTTTACTCACTGCAGAATACTGAATGAAAGAATTATGAAAAATTCCATGATAGTTATTATATATACACGTATACAAAACATATTTGGCTTGGTGGtgcttttaaaatttcatttcaagttaaaatgaatcaattagAACATTAAACtttgtatgtaaaatatatatatatatatcatactaaTGATATTCACTGATAATTAATGATGATTTTTTGAAACTGGACTATCATGCTGTAAATTTGTGTGATTCAATGTGATATTGCCTGGATATTGTGTTGTAAGTTTCCACATTAAATGAGAGCTGTTTGCACTCAAAATATTTATGTGTTATTTATATGTAATCTACACATCACATactttacattgtatatatataaagccaTGGCAGGTGCCCTTTTTtgtatgcaggcacgtagcatcaggggggccagGGAAGGccaggggggcctgccccccccccccactttttctcgcagcaactaattttttaaaatttacatataaaaaattgaattatcatggagttggccccccgcACTTTTTTTGGAGgatgtaaaaatttgatatgaaaataggGAAATTaagattgaaattgaagttatatattaCGCCGGCGTAaatctacagcgacctaagtaaaatcacggactgcacgaaataatcatgatgatgccagacccaaagtctcacaggagacgatttggctgtttcttttagctaacgtacttatatacatgtacactaacagtaattaagtgaatttcactaatttttcataatcaatatattaattagtaaaagaaagatgttaatataaacaataaatttttattgtttaaatataacaGAATAAAATCTGATCCTCGATGTTCCTTTTTACATGATCAAATCGAAATACAAAGTGTGTTTTTCCCAAGTATACAGCATGTCGATTTTTATTCCTTTCACtataaatttcattgaaaaccaaCATCTTAGAAATTGTTAAAAAGTAATCCCTTGAccaattatacaatacaaatgaaatttatacaatACCGTGAAATGGTAAATTATGAATACAtaggaaaattatacaatacaaatagaaaattatacaatacaaatgaatatttatataatacaaatggGAAAGATCGAATATTGCAACGTTTGACATGCCATAACCTTCTGTTCCTAAGATTTTTTGCATTAATACAATCCAAAGTAAGATTTTTTGGCTCGCACATTGCAAAAAATAACGTTATATATATAGTAGAGCTCTAAAAAGAATATCTTACTGTTGTGTTTGaaacattaaatacatgtagtattacaAATGAACTGTCAAAAAACTATTTAAACTGATTACAGAATAAGACACGTGTAGACTGTAGATTTTGGTTTAGTAAGCATATTGAGACAAAAAAATGTTCGGGCTCGTCCGGGATTTGAACCCGGGACCTCTCGCACCCAAAGCGAGAATCATACCCCTAGACCAACGAGCCGCTTAACATAGTGGCAGTATTAGGCGCTTTATATACATGGCAActtcaatattgattttattcacTTCCTGTTTCACATTGCCTTTGCTTGTACTTGTTGATAAAATGGACTAGTTGTAAGTAATAACAATGTATATTACGTCAGCATTACTAGTATAACTACTTTGCTCAGCTTAGCTTTACAATATATCTGTATTTGTTCCACGTGTAATGCGATATTGACCGATTTGTTGTCGCTAACGTTGCCAAccttatcccccccccctttccttttaaagagaacgtggtttttttttattctttcattaCATTATATTACTAGATTTATGAAGTATAATTATTTGTTCTGTCGTTGTTTTTACGACTAAGGTTTTCTTTAAGGCACCTTTGTTATCCAGTATATCACGGCGTCTCATCTCACTATTAGTCTGATAAAGGGGGGCAACTCTGATCACCTTCTGCTATCAAGAaattttatagattaaaaattaattatcattCATTACTAATGAAGATACGTCATATATTacagtaaatttatttttacatgctcTTCTTTTGTTGCAGGGACACATAAAATATCTTGGAACAGATATGCTTGTGTGTGTGAATATTTTGCTGAGATAGTAGTGATCGAGATATTGTTAAAGAGGTGACCATTTATCATACTGATCTTCAAGACATGGAACACAGCCACAAGGAGGCTATCAGGAAGAACTGGACATACCTGCTGGAGAACCTCGTGGTCGATGATCTTCTGGACTATCTGATATCCCACTCCATTATCACAGAGAATATGAAGGAAGAAGTGGAGATACAGAGAACACGGAGGGAGAAGGCCACCCAGCTACTGTTCATCGTACAGAAGAGGGGGCCGAAGGCCTTCCAGATCCTGTTAGAAGGACTCAGAGAATGTCACATGGAGTTCATAGCGGACAGATTAGAAAGCTCTGTATGAATGTTAATCATGTCCTTACATTGCT
This genomic window from Crassostrea angulata isolate pt1a10 chromosome 8, ASM2561291v2, whole genome shotgun sequence contains:
- the LOC128158886 gene encoding uncharacterized protein LOC128158886 isoform X1; protein product: MNELRVRNLLLDRYNAKFFTIVHKISRPFSGTTCYSNNLACHPAAGDMRSALKIKIHNAINSAILVDSEDRGIFVGGRRRNRKKKRTKHVKTEKKKHKRSQGGKESTDMKNNSSKVVEHQQLLEEDTKPLIESGFCDSIVSFGDFIDLDLGRDLDREEDEEEDIPPLVDSGLTLAPLVQYSYAVPNIVDYIEQVETDNMPLFKKKPPVSEEKQLQEKPNENQQQKTTDENNQGQTKEPETQTLNENEVKEELKTTQEKPEMTQEEVDSGTSSPAEDGKAMVISDEAKLKTTQDKPEGDEKQTLEEDGVSMQYQNDIDGVVIETEQKTTAVVTEQPAGQVQLNSKESSPLINKEDDLPCLCCTIL
- the LOC128158886 gene encoding uncharacterized protein LOC128158886 isoform X3; translation: MNELRVRNLLLDRYNAKFFTIVHKISRPFSGTTCYSNNLACHPAAGDMRSALKIKIHNAINSAILVDSEDRGIFVGGRRRNRKKKRTKHVKTEKKKHKRSQGGKESTDMKNNSSKVVEHQQLLEEDTKPLIESGFCDSIVSFGDFIDLDLGRDLDREEDEEEDIPPLVDSGLTLAPLVQYSYAVPNIVDYIEQVETDNKKPPVSEEKQLQEKPNENQQQKTTDENNQGQTKEPETQTLNENEVKEELKTTQEKPEMTQEEVDSGTSSPAEDGKAMVISDEAKLKTTQDKPEGDEKQTLEEDGVSMQYQNDIDGVVIETEQKTTAVVTEQPAGQVQLNSKESSPLINKEDDLPCLCCTIL
- the LOC128158886 gene encoding uncharacterized protein LOC128158886 isoform X2 encodes the protein MNELRVRNLLLDRYNAKFFTIVHKISRPFSGTTCYSNNLACHPAAGDMRSALKIKIHNAINSAILVDSEDRGIFVGGRRRNRKKKRTKHVKTEKKKHKRSQGGKESTDMKNNSSKVEHQQLLEEDTKPLIESGFCDSIVSFGDFIDLDLGRDLDREEDEEEDIPPLVDSGLTLAPLVQYSYAVPNIVDYIEQVETDNMPLFKKKPPVSEEKQLQEKPNENQQQKTTDENNQGQTKEPETQTLNENEVKEELKTTQEKPEMTQEEVDSGTSSPAEDGKAMVISDEAKLKTTQDKPEGDEKQTLEEDGVSMQYQNDIDGVVIETEQKTTAVVTEQPAGQVQLNSKESSPLINKEDDLPCLCCTIL
- the LOC128158887 gene encoding caspase recruitment domain-containing protein 8-like, which translates into the protein MEHSHKEAIRKNWTYLLENLVVDDLLDYLISHSIITENMKEEVEIQRTRREKATQLLFIVQKRGPKAFQILLEGLRECHMEFIADRLESSV